DNA sequence from the Enterobacteriaceae endosymbiont of Donacia cincticornis genome:
ACTGATATTGCCATTATAACCAATATAGAAAATTATGATTTTTATAAAATTCTATGGATTAAACCTAAAAATATTTTACAAATGAATTATATTCCAATAAAAGGATCTATATGTGTAGATGGTGTTAGTTTAACAATAGATAAAAAATTTCAAGATAGATTTAGTGTAAATTTAATACCAGAAACATTATCAAAAACAACATTATCTAAAAAAAAAATTTACAATTATGTCAACATTGAAACAGATATATATACTAGAAATATAATACAAACTGTTGAAAGATTATATAATAAAAATTTTTAATATATTAATAATACATAAGGAATATAAATGATAAAAAAAAATAAAACAAATATTTTAAAAAAATTAAAAGATCGTAATATTCTATATCAAATTACTAATCAAAATAAATTATTTACAATTTTAAGTCAACAAAATATTAATCTTTATTGTGGTTTTGATTTAACAGCAGATAGTTTACATATAGGACATTTAATACAATTATTTACATTAAAATATTTTCAAGAATTAGGACATAAACCAATTATTTTATTAGGTGGAGCTACGAGTTTAATTGGAGATCCTAGTTTTAAATTAAAAGAAAGAAAAATGAACTCAATAGATATTATTAATATCTGGTTTCATAAAATTAGTATACAGATAAAAAAAATTTTAGATTTTAATTGTGGTAAAAATAGTGCAATTATTGTTAATAATTACAACTGGTTTTATAAAACTAATATTTTATTTTTCTTAGAAAAAATAGGCAAATATTTTTATATTAATCATATGATGAATAAAGATTCTATTAAAAATAGAATGATAAATAATGAAATTAATGGTATTTCTTTTGCTGAATTTTCTTATACTTTATTACAATCTTATGATTTTGCTTACTTAAATAAAAATTTTGATGTTATTCTCCAATTAGGGGGATCTGATCAATGGGGAAATATTACATCAGGAATTGATTTAATAAAAAAAATGTATAAAAAAAAAGTTTTTGGAATAACAACTAATTTAATTGTTAAAAATGATGGAACAAAATTTGGTAAAACAGAAAAAAAAACAATATGGTTAGATAAAAATAAAACTAGTCCATATGAATTTTTTCAATTTTGGTTAAATATTCCAGATTCACTTATATTTAAGTTTTTATATATGTTTACTAATTTAGAATTAGAAATTATTAACGATTTTAAAAAAAAAAAAAACGATATTAAAAAAAATAGTCCTCAATATCTACTTGCAGAATATATGACAAAAATAGTACATGGAGAACATAATTTAGTTTTATCTAAAAAAATAACAAACATACTTTTTTATAAAAATATAAAAAATTTATCACAAAACGACTTTTCAATACTATTGAATAGTATTAATAATATTGTTATAAATAACAAAGAATTTTCTTTGCAAAAAATATTAATTTTAAGTAAATTTGCATCTTCTCATACCCAAGCATCTAAATTAATTAAATCTAATTCTATATATATAAATAATGAACAAATATCAAAAACATCATTTATATTTACTAAATATCATAAAAAATTTAAACATTTTACTTTATTACGTAAAGGTAAAAAAAACTTTTGTTTAATTTATTGGAAATAAATATAAAAATAAATAATAAAATTTTATGCGTTCTAGAGGATTTGAACCTCTGACTTTCACTATGTCATAGTGACACTCTACCAACTGAGTTAAGAACGCATAAAAAACACTAATTATAATTAAATCATATTAATGATGTTTAATCAATCTTTTTGTATTTTAAT
Encoded proteins:
- the tyrS gene encoding tyrosine--tRNA ligase, with translation MIKKNKTNILKKLKDRNILYQITNQNKLFTILSQQNINLYCGFDLTADSLHIGHLIQLFTLKYFQELGHKPIILLGGATSLIGDPSFKLKERKMNSIDIINIWFHKISIQIKKILDFNCGKNSAIIVNNYNWFYKTNILFFLEKIGKYFYINHMMNKDSIKNRMINNEINGISFAEFSYTLLQSYDFAYLNKNFDVILQLGGSDQWGNITSGIDLIKKMYKKKVFGITTNLIVKNDGTKFGKTEKKTIWLDKNKTSPYEFFQFWLNIPDSLIFKFLYMFTNLELEIINDFKKKKNDIKKNSPQYLLAEYMTKIVHGEHNLVLSKKITNILFYKNIKNLSQNDFSILLNSINNIVINNKEFSLQKILILSKFASSHTQASKLIKSNSIYINNEQISKTSFIFTKYHKKFKHFTLLRKGKKNFCLIYWK